In Leishmania mexicana MHOM/GT/2001/U1103 complete genome, chromosome 22, a genomic segment contains:
- a CDS encoding fk506-binding protein 1-like protein has translation MPSDAVVMDKIIEGDGKTIPRSGSVVTLDYIGYLEDGSKFDSTLERGKPFVFRVGCGEVIKGWDAGIIQMSKGERSKLTMPPTLAYGGTGFPGLIPPNATIVFEVTLLDVA, from the coding sequence ATGCCCAGCGACGCAGTGGTGATGGATAAGATTATTGAGGGCGATGGCAAGACGATTCCTCGATCTGGCAGTGTTGTGACACTAGACTATATTGGTTATCTGGAGGACGGAAGCAAGTTCGACTCAACGCTGGAGCGCGGGAAGCCTTTCGTGTTTCGCGTTGGGTGCGGTGAGGTGATCAAGGGCTGGGACGCGGGTATTATTCAGATGTCCAAGGGCGAGCGTAGCAAGCTGACAATGCCGCCGACTCTCGCCTACGGCGGCACAGGGTTTCCGGGGCTGATCCCCCCCAACGCGACCATTGTGTTTGAGGTGACGCTGCTCGATGTAGCGTAG